The proteins below are encoded in one region of Nocardioides marmorisolisilvae:
- a CDS encoding CocE/NonD family hydrolase, with translation MRRATALITALLLGTPLTVAAATTTAGATPAPYTVTTLHFAVHLGPNSMGDPQNCDIIGDLYTPAVASPTHRVPAILTTNGFGGSKDDQAGIGKAFATRGFEVLSYSGLGFGGSGCKITLDDPSTDGRAASQLVSYLGGASGIAFTDAKHTTPAPVLNVVRLDGVDHAGRHVAHDPRVGMVGGSYGGEIQFATAAIDPRVDTIVPIITWNDLSYSLAPNNTSLDAGVTPSTPGATKLVWGLGFSAEGVADGIEGMQTDPSRIPGCPNFATFVCPALVTAGSTGFFQPSAIAALRHASVVTYMPRIRIPVLLMQGENDTLFNLNEAAATYRALRAQGTPVKMIWQSWGHSSLTAAPGEIDLDNPDPTTQYETKRVLDWFTHYLLDRPTVSTGPAFSYFRPWVDYTGIATPAYAASSAYPVGQNRTWFLSASSLVTSTKQVVAGSQRVTTPPAGLPTSIDPTDAAALFFSGANQLPNTSLPGTTATWTTAPLSSPLDVVGAPTVRLKVDAPTAVLSQAAGAAGKVVLFLKVVDVDAGGKASMLNGEIAPVRIPDVREPFTVRMPAIVHRFAPGHRLALVVAAGSQNYRGGLPATPVTIAAGSGQRLTLPVTN, from the coding sequence ATGCGCCGCGCCACCGCCCTCATCACCGCCCTGCTGCTCGGCACCCCGCTCACCGTGGCGGCGGCGACCACCACGGCCGGCGCCACTCCTGCGCCGTACACCGTGACGACGCTGCACTTCGCGGTCCACCTCGGCCCCAACTCGATGGGCGATCCGCAGAACTGCGACATCATCGGCGACCTCTACACACCGGCGGTGGCGAGCCCGACGCACCGGGTCCCCGCGATCCTGACCACCAACGGGTTCGGTGGCTCCAAGGACGACCAGGCCGGCATCGGCAAGGCGTTCGCTACCCGGGGATTCGAGGTGCTCTCCTACTCCGGGCTGGGCTTCGGCGGCTCCGGGTGCAAGATCACCCTGGACGACCCGTCGACCGATGGCCGGGCGGCGAGCCAGCTGGTCAGCTACCTCGGCGGCGCGAGCGGCATCGCCTTCACCGACGCCAAGCACACCACCCCCGCTCCGGTCCTCAACGTGGTCCGCCTCGACGGGGTCGACCATGCGGGCAGGCACGTCGCACACGACCCTCGCGTCGGGATGGTCGGTGGCTCGTACGGCGGCGAGATCCAGTTCGCGACTGCGGCCATCGACCCGCGGGTGGACACCATCGTGCCGATCATCACTTGGAACGACCTGTCCTACTCTCTGGCACCCAACAACACCTCGCTCGACGCAGGCGTCACGCCGTCCACGCCCGGTGCGACCAAACTGGTCTGGGGCCTGGGCTTCAGCGCCGAGGGTGTGGCCGACGGCATCGAAGGCATGCAGACGGACCCCAGCCGGATCCCGGGTTGCCCGAACTTCGCAACCTTCGTCTGCCCCGCGCTGGTCACCGCGGGCTCGACCGGCTTCTTCCAGCCGAGCGCGATCGCCGCGCTGCGGCACGCCTCGGTGGTGACCTACATGCCGAGGATTCGGATCCCGGTGCTGCTGATGCAAGGAGAGAACGACACGCTGTTCAACCTCAACGAGGCGGCGGCGACCTACCGCGCGCTGCGCGCCCAGGGGACCCCGGTGAAGATGATCTGGCAGTCGTGGGGACACTCCTCGTTGACCGCGGCACCCGGCGAGATCGACCTGGACAACCCCGACCCGACCACGCAGTACGAGACCAAGCGGGTGCTCGACTGGTTCACCCACTACCTCCTCGATCGGCCCACGGTCTCCACCGGCCCGGCGTTCAGCTACTTCCGCCCCTGGGTGGACTACACCGGCATCGCCACTCCGGCGTACGCCGCGTCCTCGGCGTACCCCGTCGGGCAGAACCGGACGTGGTTCCTCTCCGCCTCCTCGCTGGTGACCTCGACGAAGCAGGTCGTGGCGGGCTCCCAGCGGGTGACGACGCCGCCGGCCGGCCTGCCCACGTCGATCGACCCGACCGATGCGGCGGCGCTGTTCTTTTCCGGCGCCAACCAGCTGCCGAACACCTCCCTGCCTGGTACGACGGCAACGTGGACCACGGCACCGCTCTCCAGCCCGCTCGACGTGGTGGGCGCGCCGACCGTGCGTCTGAAGGTGGACGCCCCGACCGCGGTGCTGAGCCAGGCCGCGGGCGCTGCCGGGAAGGTGGTCCTCTTCCTCAAGGTCGTCGACGTCGACGCCGGCGGCAAGGCGAGCATGCTCAACGGCGAGATCGCGCCGGTCCGGATCCCTGACGTGCGCGAGCCCTTCACCGTGCGGATGCCGGCGATCGTGCACCGGTTCGCGCCGGGTCACCGACTCGCGCTCGTGGTGGCGGCGGGCAGCCAGAACTACCGCGGCGGCCTGCCCGCCACACCGGTGACGATCGCAGCCGGGAGCGGGCAGCGGCTCACCCTGCCGGTCACGAACTGA
- the ald gene encoding alanine dehydrogenase, translated as MRVGVPKEVKNSEYRVAITPIGVHELVAHGHEVAVERGAGIGSSISDQEYADAGAQIIDGADEVWDRSELLLKVKEPVPEEYHRLREGLVLFTYLHLAADRALTEELLRRRVTAIAYETVQLPSGSLPLLYPMSEVAGCLAPQVGAHALLKAQGGRGTLLGGVGGVANAKVVVIGAGVAGQNAANIALGMGADVTLLDTDLDKLRMSFWRYNNRVHGLASSQLAIRQQVLEADLVIGAVLIPGARAPKLVSNDLVAEMKPGSVLVDIAVDQGGCFDDTRPTTHEDPTFTVHDSVFYCVANMPGAVPNTSTYALTNATLPYAVALSNRGWREACRVDRSLGLGLNAHAGTLTNAAVAEAHQLASVPVEQALRESGEVPS; from the coding sequence GTGAGGGTCGGCGTACCGAAGGAAGTCAAGAACAGCGAGTACCGCGTGGCGATCACGCCGATCGGCGTTCACGAGCTGGTCGCGCACGGCCACGAGGTGGCCGTCGAACGTGGCGCGGGGATCGGCTCGTCGATCTCGGACCAGGAGTACGCCGACGCAGGCGCCCAGATCATCGACGGTGCCGACGAGGTGTGGGATCGCTCCGAGCTGCTGCTCAAGGTCAAGGAGCCAGTGCCGGAGGAGTACCACCGGCTGCGCGAGGGCCTGGTGCTGTTCACCTACCTTCACCTGGCCGCCGACCGCGCGCTCACCGAGGAGCTGCTCAGGCGCCGGGTGACCGCGATCGCCTACGAGACGGTGCAGCTGCCGTCGGGCTCGCTGCCGTTGCTCTACCCCATGTCCGAGGTGGCCGGCTGTCTGGCGCCGCAGGTCGGGGCGCACGCATTGCTCAAGGCCCAGGGCGGCCGGGGCACGCTGCTCGGCGGGGTCGGAGGAGTGGCGAACGCCAAGGTCGTGGTGATCGGCGCCGGGGTCGCCGGTCAGAATGCCGCGAACATCGCGCTGGGCATGGGTGCCGACGTGACCCTGCTCGACACTGACCTGGACAAGCTGCGGATGTCGTTCTGGCGCTACAACAACCGGGTGCATGGTCTGGCTTCGTCCCAACTCGCGATCCGGCAGCAGGTGCTCGAAGCCGACCTCGTCATCGGCGCTGTCCTGATCCCCGGGGCGCGAGCGCCGAAGCTGGTGTCCAACGACCTGGTCGCGGAGATGAAGCCCGGGTCCGTGCTGGTCGACATCGCGGTCGACCAGGGTGGCTGCTTCGACGACACGCGCCCGACCACCCACGAGGACCCGACCTTCACCGTCCACGACTCGGTCTTCTACTGCGTGGCGAACATGCCCGGCGCGGTGCCGAACACCTCCACCTATGCGCTCACCAACGCCACCCTGCCCTACGCCGTGGCGCTCTCGAACCGCGGCTGGAGGGAGGCCTGCCGGGTCGACCGGTCCTTGGGGCTGGGGCTCAACGCCCATGCCGGGACGCTGACGAACGCGGCGGTCGCCGAGGCCCATCAGCTGGCGTCGGTGCCGGTGGAGCAGGCCCTGAGGGAGAGCGGGGAGGTGCCGTCCTGA
- the xerD gene encoding site-specific tyrosine recombinase XerD has translation MRTYLDHLGVERGLADNTLKSYRRDLRRYLEHLRAEGIEDLDQITEQTVTGFLMALREGTTEHPPLGASSAARAVVAVRGFHKFAVRDGLIGTDPSSAVRPPAPAKRLPKALSISQVEAILEAAGAPGTVLALRDRALLELLYGTGARISEVVGLDVDDVDLGPGAVDADVAPPETTVLLRGKGSKERIVPVGSYAREALAAYLVRGRPQLVAASTGAAGPRGAMFLNARGGRLSRQSAWAVMVRAAERAGVRAEVSPHTLRHSFATHLLEGGADVRVVQELLGHASVTTTQVYTLVTVDNLREVFAAAHPRALG, from the coding sequence ATCCGGACCTATCTCGACCACCTCGGCGTCGAGCGCGGCCTCGCCGACAACACCTTGAAGTCCTACCGACGCGACCTGCGCCGCTACCTCGAGCACCTGCGTGCCGAAGGCATCGAGGACCTCGACCAGATCACCGAGCAGACCGTCACCGGGTTTCTGATGGCGCTGCGCGAGGGCACGACCGAGCACCCGCCGCTCGGCGCCTCCTCGGCCGCCCGCGCCGTGGTTGCGGTGCGGGGGTTCCACAAGTTCGCTGTCCGCGACGGGCTCATCGGCACCGACCCATCGTCAGCAGTGCGCCCTCCGGCGCCCGCGAAGCGGCTGCCCAAGGCGCTGAGCATCAGCCAGGTCGAGGCGATCCTCGAAGCCGCCGGTGCGCCGGGGACCGTGCTTGCACTACGCGACCGGGCCCTGCTCGAGCTGCTCTACGGCACCGGCGCCCGGATCTCGGAGGTCGTCGGCCTGGACGTCGACGACGTCGACCTCGGTCCCGGCGCCGTCGACGCGGACGTCGCGCCGCCGGAGACCACCGTCCTCCTGCGCGGCAAGGGCTCCAAGGAGCGGATCGTCCCGGTGGGCAGCTACGCACGCGAGGCCTTGGCGGCGTACCTCGTGCGGGGCCGACCTCAGCTGGTCGCGGCCTCGACGGGCGCCGCCGGCCCGCGGGGCGCGATGTTCCTCAACGCGCGCGGCGGCCGGCTCTCCCGGCAGAGTGCGTGGGCGGTGATGGTCCGGGCCGCCGAGCGCGCCGGCGTCCGCGCCGAGGTGTCGCCCCACACCCTGCGGCACTCGTTCGCGACCCACCTCCTCGAGGGCGGCGCCGACGTCCGGGTGGTCCAGGAGCTGCTCGGGCACGCCTCGGTGACGACCACGCAGGTCTACACCCTGGTCACGGTCGACAACCTGCGTGAAGTGTTCGCTGCAGCCCACCCGCGGGCCCTGGGCTGA
- a CDS encoding ParA family protein: MSGADGSFGHYGSSAPEVPPLGYVPRDRATDVVTSTVSPLVPPAGAPVQTQDAAGTDGASEAGPAELDLGTDNSIDTLVDEPVEEPEVALGPTGRPMPELPEPTPITVHGNARVVSMCNQKGGVGKTTTTINLGAALAEYGRKVLLVDFDPQGSLSVGLGLNPHQMDLTVYNLLMQRDVTLDEVVVPSGVPGMDLLPSNIDLSAAEVQLVHEVAREQTLQRLLAPAIEKYDVILIDCQPSLGLLTVNALTASDGVIVPLECEYFALRGVALLKTTIDKVRERLNPKLQIDGVLGTMYDGRTLHGREVMQRLVEAWGDTVFHTVIRRTVKFSDSTVAGEPITNYASTSAGAESYRQLAREVLSRCLDG; the protein is encoded by the coding sequence ATGAGCGGTGCCGACGGATCCTTCGGTCACTACGGCAGCAGCGCACCGGAGGTGCCGCCGCTGGGCTACGTTCCTCGTGATCGAGCCACGGACGTGGTGACGAGCACGGTCTCCCCGCTGGTGCCCCCGGCCGGGGCCCCCGTGCAGACACAGGACGCTGCCGGCACCGACGGCGCGTCCGAGGCCGGCCCGGCCGAACTCGACCTCGGAACGGACAACAGCATCGACACGCTCGTCGACGAGCCGGTGGAGGAGCCCGAGGTCGCGCTGGGACCGACGGGTCGGCCGATGCCGGAGCTGCCCGAGCCGACGCCGATCACCGTGCACGGCAACGCCCGTGTGGTGTCGATGTGCAACCAGAAGGGTGGCGTCGGGAAGACCACCACCACGATCAACCTCGGTGCGGCCCTCGCGGAGTACGGCCGCAAGGTGCTGCTGGTCGACTTCGACCCGCAGGGCTCGCTGTCGGTCGGGCTCGGCCTCAACCCACATCAGATGGACCTGACGGTCTACAACCTGCTGATGCAGCGCGACGTGACGCTCGACGAGGTCGTCGTCCCCTCCGGCGTCCCCGGCATGGACCTGCTGCCGTCCAACATCGACCTCTCGGCCGCCGAGGTGCAGCTGGTCCACGAGGTCGCCCGCGAACAGACCCTGCAGCGGCTCCTCGCCCCGGCCATCGAGAAGTACGACGTCATCCTGATCGACTGCCAGCCTTCGTTGGGACTGCTGACCGTGAACGCGCTGACCGCCTCCGACGGCGTGATCGTGCCCCTGGAGTGTGAGTACTTCGCCCTGCGTGGGGTGGCGCTGCTCAAGACCACCATCGACAAGGTCCGCGAGCGGCTCAATCCCAAGCTGCAGATCGACGGCGTCCTCGGCACCATGTACGACGGCCGCACGTTGCACGGCCGCGAGGTCATGCAACGGCTCGTCGAGGCCTGGGGAGACACGGTGTTCCACACTGTGATCCGCCGGACGGTCAAGTTCTCCGACTCCACGGTGGCCGGGGAGCCGATCACGAACTACGCGTCCACCTCCGCCGGTGCGGAGTCCTACCGCCAGCTCGCCAGGGAGGTGCTGTCGCGTTGTCTCGACGGGTGA
- a CDS encoding segregation and condensation protein A: MSTAASGVGTTEGPAGGPTEARADASDRPTEAPAFAVRLDNFEGPFDLLLSLIGKHKLDITEIALSRVTDEFVAHIKAASVDDVWDLEQTTSFLLVAATLLDLKAARLLPQGDIEDEEDLALLEARDLLFARLLQYRAYKQVAGVLERRLESETRRYPRSVGLEERFSTLLPEVLIGLGLEEFAHLAATALEPKPELQLNLNHIHAPTVSVREQAAIVISSLKDRGTMTFRTLAADAPDTMTRVARFLALLELFREGVVAFDQVTPLGELTIRWTGDEDADVEITDEFDGETPLPQAAAEAEERDTAS; the protein is encoded by the coding sequence TTGAGCACCGCTGCGTCCGGCGTCGGCACGACTGAGGGTCCCGCCGGCGGTCCCACCGAGGCCCGAGCCGACGCCTCCGACCGGCCGACGGAGGCCCCGGCCTTCGCGGTACGGCTGGACAACTTCGAGGGACCCTTCGACCTGCTGCTGAGCCTGATCGGCAAGCACAAGCTCGACATCACCGAGATCGCACTGTCGCGGGTCACCGACGAGTTCGTCGCGCACATCAAGGCCGCCAGCGTCGACGACGTGTGGGACCTGGAGCAGACCACCTCGTTCCTGCTCGTCGCGGCGACCCTGCTCGACCTCAAGGCAGCGCGGCTGCTGCCCCAGGGCGACATCGAGGACGAGGAGGACCTCGCCCTGCTGGAGGCGCGCGACCTGCTCTTCGCACGGCTGCTGCAGTACCGGGCCTACAAGCAGGTCGCCGGCGTCCTCGAGCGGCGCCTGGAGTCCGAGACCCGGCGGTATCCGCGCTCGGTCGGCCTCGAGGAGCGGTTCTCCACGCTGCTCCCCGAGGTGCTGATCGGGCTCGGGCTGGAGGAGTTCGCCCACTTGGCGGCGACAGCGCTGGAACCCAAGCCTGAGCTGCAGCTCAACTTGAACCACATCCACGCTCCCACGGTCAGCGTGCGCGAGCAGGCTGCGATCGTGATCAGCTCGCTGAAGGACCGGGGCACGATGACGTTCCGGACGCTGGCCGCCGACGCACCGGACACGATGACCCGGGTGGCCCGATTCCTGGCGCTGCTCGAGCTGTTCCGCGAGGGCGTGGTGGCGTTCGATCAGGTGACGCCGCTCGGCGAGCTCACCATCCGCTGGACCGGCGACGAGGATGCCGACGTGGAGATCACCGACGAGTTCGACGGGGAGACCCCGCTGCCGCAGGCGGCGGCCGAGGCCGAGGAGAGGGACACCGCATCGTGA
- the scpB gene encoding SMC-Scp complex subunit ScpB: MTETLPDTTDETAEEAAEEAAAQETSAAGADTDAESVADTLAVPVAELRPALEAVLMVADQPLDQVSLASVLGYPVPQVVEALTGLAAEYDEQGRGFELRNVAGGWRFYTREEFAAVVERFVLDGQQARLTQAALETLAVVAYRQPVSRARISAIRGVNVDGVVRTLVNRGLVEDAGTDQETGAHLYRTTSYFLERIGVTSLDELPELAPFMPEMDDLDLDEALTGAVAEAPHGETGPGPAE; encoded by the coding sequence GTGACCGAGACACTGCCTGACACCACCGACGAGACCGCCGAGGAGGCCGCCGAGGAGGCCGCCGCACAAGAGACGTCAGCGGCTGGCGCAGACACGGATGCCGAGTCGGTTGCCGACACCCTCGCCGTACCGGTGGCCGAGCTGCGCCCGGCCCTCGAGGCGGTGCTGATGGTGGCCGACCAGCCGCTCGACCAGGTCTCGCTCGCCTCGGTGCTCGGCTATCCCGTGCCCCAGGTCGTCGAGGCGCTGACCGGCCTGGCAGCGGAGTACGACGAGCAGGGGCGCGGCTTCGAGCTGCGCAACGTGGCCGGTGGCTGGCGGTTCTACACCCGTGAGGAGTTCGCCGCCGTGGTCGAGAGGTTCGTGCTCGACGGTCAACAGGCCCGGCTCACCCAGGCGGCCCTGGAGACCCTCGCGGTGGTGGCCTACAGGCAGCCGGTGAGCCGCGCCCGGATCTCAGCGATCCGCGGCGTCAACGTCGATGGCGTGGTCCGCACCCTGGTCAACCGCGGCTTGGTCGAGGACGCGGGCACCGACCAGGAGACCGGCGCCCACCTCTACCGGACGACCAGCTACTTCCTGGAGCGGATCGGGGTCACGTCGCTGGACGAGCTGCCCGAGCTGGCACCGTTCATGCCCGAGATGGACGATCTCGATCTCGACGAGGCTCTCACCGGCGCGGTCGCCGAGGCGCCGCACGGTGAGACGGGACCGGGCCCGGCGGAGTGA
- a CDS encoding pseudouridine synthase, translated as MTDDDGLVRLQKLLAQSGVASRRKCEELMLAGLVEVDGEVVTRLGTKVDPRTAVIRVDGKRLPPVSSHVYLVLNKPRGVVSTMSDPQGRPTLAEFVADRGERLFHVGRLDTDTDGLIILTNDGDFAQKLAHPSYEVDKTYVAEVEGLPTTATLKRLRDTVTLEDGPVPVSKVKVLSRHGAPGHQRAIIELVIHEGRNRIVRRLLDHVGHPVRRLTRTRIGPVTVGQLRTGSLRELTADEVGALLDIAGL; from the coding sequence GTGACCGACGACGACGGGCTGGTCCGGCTGCAGAAGCTGCTGGCCCAGTCGGGGGTGGCCAGCCGCCGCAAGTGCGAGGAGCTGATGCTCGCCGGCCTGGTGGAGGTGGACGGTGAAGTGGTCACTCGGTTGGGCACCAAGGTCGACCCGCGGACCGCGGTGATCCGGGTCGACGGCAAGCGGCTGCCGCCGGTCAGCTCGCACGTCTACCTGGTGCTGAACAAGCCTCGCGGCGTCGTCTCCACCATGTCGGACCCGCAGGGGCGCCCGACGCTGGCCGAGTTCGTCGCGGACCGGGGCGAGAGGCTCTTCCACGTGGGGCGGCTGGACACCGACACCGACGGGCTGATCATCCTCACCAATGATGGCGACTTCGCACAGAAGCTTGCGCACCCGTCGTATGAGGTGGACAAGACCTACGTGGCCGAGGTCGAGGGACTGCCGACCACGGCGACCTTGAAGAGACTGCGCGACACCGTCACGCTCGAGGACGGACCGGTGCCGGTCTCGAAGGTCAAGGTGCTCTCGCGACACGGCGCCCCCGGCCACCAGCGCGCCATCATCGAGCTGGTCATCCACGAGGGCCGCAACCGGATCGTCCGCCGGCTGCTGGACCACGTCGGCCACCCGGTACGCCGGCTCACCCGCACCCGGATCGGCCCGGTCACGGTCGGTCAGCTGCGCACCGGCTCGCTGCGCGAGCTCACTGCAGACGAGGTCGGCGCCCTCTTGGACATCGCCGGACTCTGA
- the aroH gene encoding chorismate mutase, protein MRAVRGATQLEVDERDHLLARVAEMVRDVMTSNDLAVDDFVSIIFTATSDVHAEFPAYAARQLGFHDVPLICARELEIEGSMPRVIRMMAHVETGLSRADVTHVYLHGAAALRRDLTRVHAVPDEPADG, encoded by the coding sequence ATGCGCGCGGTGCGAGGGGCCACCCAGCTCGAGGTCGACGAACGCGATCATCTGCTCGCCAGGGTGGCCGAGATGGTCCGTGACGTGATGACGTCCAACGACCTGGCGGTCGACGACTTCGTAAGCATCATCTTCACCGCCACGTCGGATGTGCACGCGGAGTTCCCGGCGTACGCCGCCCGTCAGCTGGGGTTCCACGACGTTCCGCTGATCTGCGCTCGCGAGCTGGAGATCGAGGGGTCGATGCCGCGGGTCATCAGGATGATGGCGCACGTCGAGACCGGCCTGTCCCGAGCTGACGTCACGCACGTCTACCTGCACGGCGCCGCAGCCCTGCGCCGCGACCTCACCAGGGTGCACGCCGTCCCGGACGAGCCCGCCGATGGCTGA
- a CDS encoding prephenate dehydrogenase: MAELTGPVHVVGAGLLGTSIGMALTGAGIPVWLSDMNHEHVRTASGLGAGAPTPAGGVAQLVVVAVPPDHIADAVVEALDSGAVVTDVGSVKGRPLAEITDRVGESRLANYVGSHPMAGSERSGPLAASAAMFDGRPWAITPHVHAAPEAVALVEELARLCRAEPVRLSPVEHDRSVARTSHLPHLLAVLAASQLAEALPEQLLLTGQGVRDVTRVAAGDPDLYGQIIRANREAVAELLADVRRDLDRVIEAMAESGEEEATEALGLILARGVAGTRAIPGKHGGPSLDTAAVFVAVPDTPGELARLLSDVGEIGVNIEDLHIDHDPARPVGHVELAVGAAAAEDLREALEARNWTTHR; this comes from the coding sequence ATGGCTGAGCTCACCGGGCCGGTCCACGTGGTCGGTGCCGGCCTCCTCGGGACGTCGATCGGGATGGCCCTGACCGGAGCCGGGATCCCGGTGTGGCTCAGCGACATGAACCACGAGCACGTCCGGACCGCCAGCGGGCTCGGCGCCGGTGCGCCTACGCCAGCCGGGGGCGTGGCGCAGCTGGTCGTCGTGGCCGTGCCCCCCGACCACATCGCCGACGCCGTCGTGGAGGCGCTCGACTCCGGCGCGGTGGTCACCGACGTCGGCTCGGTCAAGGGCCGGCCTCTGGCCGAGATCACCGACCGGGTCGGGGAGTCCCGGCTCGCGAACTACGTGGGCAGCCACCCGATGGCCGGCAGCGAGCGGTCGGGCCCACTGGCGGCGAGCGCCGCGATGTTCGACGGCCGGCCGTGGGCGATCACGCCCCACGTCCATGCGGCCCCTGAGGCGGTCGCCCTTGTCGAGGAGCTGGCCCGGCTGTGTCGCGCCGAGCCGGTCCGACTGTCGCCGGTGGAGCACGACCGCTCCGTGGCCCGTACCTCCCACCTGCCGCATCTGCTCGCGGTGCTCGCGGCCAGCCAGCTCGCCGAGGCGCTGCCCGAGCAGCTGCTGCTGACCGGGCAGGGGGTCCGCGACGTCACCCGGGTGGCCGCGGGGGATCCCGACCTCTACGGCCAGATCATCCGTGCCAACCGTGAGGCGGTCGCCGAGCTCCTCGCCGACGTACGACGGGACCTGGACCGGGTCATCGAGGCGATGGCCGAGTCCGGTGAGGAGGAGGCCACCGAGGCCCTCGGGCTGATCCTCGCGCGCGGGGTCGCAGGAACCCGGGCGATCCCCGGCAAGCACGGTGGCCCCAGCCTGGACACGGCCGCGGTGTTCGTCGCCGTGCCCGACACACCCGGCGAGCTGGCCCGGCTGCTGTCGGACGTGGGAGAGATCGGGGTCAACATCGAGGACCTGCACATCGACCACGACCCGGCCCGTCCGGTCGGTCATGTGGAGCTCGCCGTCGGGGCCGCTGCTGCCGAGGACCTGCGTGAAGCGCTCGAGGCAAGGAATTGGACCACCCACCGGTAG
- the cmk gene encoding (d)CMP kinase translates to MSAESGSVVVAMDGPSGSGKSSTARGVAARLGLRYLDTGAQFRAMTVWMLRHHVDLSDPEAVAAAADRPELASGTDPRHPTICVDGEDVAESIRSDETTRSVSAVASVPAVRKRLLELQRSIIGAGGIVVEGRDIGSVVAPDADVKIYLTADSAARAARRTAEQRGADVAATEADLQRRDRIDSTRAAAPLTIPDDAVHIDTTPYTLAEVIDQVVALVRES, encoded by the coding sequence GTGTCAGCAGAGAGCGGGTCCGTGGTCGTGGCGATGGACGGGCCCTCCGGATCCGGCAAGTCCAGCACGGCCCGCGGCGTTGCCGCGCGGCTGGGACTGCGCTACCTCGACACCGGTGCCCAGTTCCGGGCGATGACGGTGTGGATGCTGCGGCACCACGTCGACCTGTCCGACCCGGAGGCGGTGGCCGCTGCCGCGGACCGACCGGAGCTGGCGTCGGGCACCGACCCCCGGCACCCCACGATCTGCGTCGATGGCGAGGACGTCGCCGAGTCGATCCGGAGCGACGAGACCACCCGGTCGGTGAGTGCCGTCGCGTCGGTGCCGGCGGTGCGCAAGCGGCTGCTGGAGCTGCAGCGCTCGATCATCGGCGCCGGCGGAATCGTCGTGGAGGGCCGCGACATCGGCTCCGTGGTCGCGCCTGATGCCGACGTCAAGATCTACCTGACGGCCGACTCGGCGGCGCGGGCCGCTCGCCGTACCGCCGAGCAACGAGGCGCCGACGTCGCCGCCACCGAGGCTGACCTGCAGCGTCGCGACCGGATCGACTCCACCCGGGCGGCGGCCCCACTGACGATCCCCGACGACGCCGTGCACATCGACACCACGCCGTACACCCTCGCCGAGGTGATCGACCAGGTCGTCGCCCTGGTTCGCGAATCATGA
- a CDS encoding lysophospholipid acyltransferase family protein yields the protein MSVSLPGEMFPGSATDLPRTDGVQHPATSLLYRGRPTAARLVRRHFRVEERGRERVPMDGPVIMVANHVGFIDGPLMAILAPRPVHSLTKVEMFSGPMGRFLRASGQIPVRRHEPDIRAVRVSLKVLRAGGVVGVFPEGSRGGGECKRAEPGAAYLAIASGAPVVPVIYLGTRLPGSRLSSIPPRGSRVAMTYGEPLIFPAHGWPRRRGEVREITEQIRNALLDTRRCAEDATGMSLPGPAPDGEVEE from the coding sequence ATGAGCGTCAGCCTCCCGGGCGAGATGTTTCCGGGCAGCGCGACGGATCTGCCGCGTACCGACGGCGTACAGCACCCGGCGACGTCGCTGCTGTACCGAGGCCGGCCGACCGCTGCGCGCCTGGTACGCCGGCACTTCCGAGTCGAGGAGCGGGGTCGGGAGCGCGTGCCCATGGACGGCCCGGTGATCATGGTCGCCAACCACGTGGGGTTCATCGACGGGCCGCTGATGGCGATCCTGGCGCCGCGTCCGGTGCACTCCCTGACGAAGGTCGAGATGTTCAGCGGCCCGATGGGACGGTTCCTGCGCGCCTCCGGCCAGATCCCGGTGCGCCGTCACGAGCCCGACATCCGCGCAGTGCGTGTGTCGCTGAAGGTGCTCCGCGCCGGCGGCGTTGTCGGGGTGTTCCCGGAGGGCTCTCGCGGCGGTGGCGAGTGCAAGCGCGCGGAGCCGGGGGCCGCCTACCTGGCCATCGCCAGCGGCGCCCCGGTGGTTCCGGTGATCTACCTCGGCACCCGGCTTCCCGGGTCGAGGCTCAGCTCGATCCCGCCCCGCGGGTCGCGGGTCGCGATGACGTACGGCGAGCCGCTGATCTTCCCTGCCCACGGCTGGCCGCGCCGGCGGGGCGAGGTGCGGGAGATCACCGAGCAGATCCGGAATGCCCTGTTGGACACCAGACGTTGTGCCGAGGATGCCACCGGGATGTCGCTGCCCGGCCCGGCTCCCGATGGAGAGGTCGAGGAATGA